From Anopheles darlingi chromosome 2, idAnoDarlMG_H_01, whole genome shotgun sequence, the proteins below share one genomic window:
- the LOC125952879 gene encoding beta-1,4-glucuronyltransferase 1-like produces MRRNWLLRCSILINLAVLLYIGSHLLIGSGNFAIGPAYIISDEMLKQSASAAQYKPFLASAQQQQQQQQRLLAEAEQQLYEQQQQQLLQQQQQQQQQQQQSTQQGHSNLVLKIQENGIGVQEVSQQQQQQQQQHQQQSQQRQLAAAIQQQQQQQEQLVLETRDVDNSNLNVDDSRFDVPTEKSTPRKVGSPDMLYQDGGGPPVAAVGPPGAINGSDIYSTTASLDFEAKLRTLLNCHDRDYEPDIGQRGDFWVLKNYIRAEHGELRCHETITYTTHADYTFLDNLVPLLERWNAPVSLALHAPGTDFVPTVNSIKYLRDCIPESHLVRQFVTFHIYFSSKHIPKFVPKHNQVLDTAFNCSLAVPYFNVSVAQLYKTQKKLLYPVNVGRNVARDAAMTHFLLASDIELYPNPGLVHKFLEMIARNEPVLQRKNPRVFPLPIFEVDNNSPVPRDKAELQELLRSGKAIPFHKRVCSSCHGVPKSKEWIAANETDDLGVFHIGKRIGYFVHWEPIYIGTHADPHYDERLSWEGKSDKMTQGYALCVLDYDFHILDNGFLVHKPGIKVLKKDPKRAMLAAKTNQLIKKIIYPELQVMYGTRKGCAV; encoded by the exons ATGCGTCGCAATTGGCTTCTGCGCTGCAGCATCCTCATCAacctggcggtgctgctgtacATCGGCAGTCATCTGCTGATCGGCAGCGGCAACTTCGCCATCGGTCCGGCCTACATCATCTCCGATGAGATGCTGAAGCAGTCGGCCTCTGCCGCACAGTACAAGCCATTCCTAGCAtcagcgcagcaacagcagcagcagcagcagcggttacTTGCAGAAGCCGAACAGCAGCTAtacgagcaacaacagcaacagcttctacagcagcaacagcaacagcagcagcagcagcagcagtcaacaCAACAAGGGCACAGCAATTTAGTGTTAAAAATTCAAGAAAATGGG ATCGGTGTACAGGAAGtatctcagcagcagcagcagcagcagcagcagcatcaacagcagtccCAACAGCGACAGCTGGCCGCAGcaatacagcagcagcagcagcagcaggagcagctagTGCTGGAAACGCGTGATGTAGATAACAGTAATCTTAACGTAGACGATAGTCGCTTCGATGTGCCAACGGAGAAAAGCACCCCACGAAAGGTGGGCAGTCCCGATATGCTCTACCaggacggtggtggtccaccagTGGCGGCCGTCGGACCACCCGGAGCAATCAACGGTAGTGACATCTACTCCACTACCGCGTCCCTGGATTTCGAGGCCAAGTTGAG GACACTACTCAACTGCCACGACCGGGACTACGAGCCGGACATTGGTCAGCGAGGGGACTTTTGGGTGTTGAAAAACTATATTCGGGCCGAGCATGGGGAGCTGCGGTGCCACGAAACCATCACCTACACCACGCACGCCGATTACACCTTTCTCGACAATCTGGTACCACTGCTGGAAAG GTGGAACGCGCCAGTTAGCCTTGCGTTGCACGCACCGGGCACGGATTTTGTGCCCACGGTCAACTCGATCAAGTATCTAAGAGACTGCATACCAGAGAGTCATTTAGTACGACAGTTTGTCACATTTCATATTTATTTTAGTAGTAAACATATTCCAAAATTC GTTCCTAAGCACAATCAAGTATTAGACACAGCGTTCAACTGCTCGCTGGCGGTACCGTACTTTAACGTGTCCGTCGCCCAGCTATACAAGAcgcagaagaagctgctgtACCCGGTCAACGTCGGTCGCAACGTAGCACGTGACGCCGCCATGACCCATTTCCTCTTAGCTAGCGATATCGAATTGTACCCCAACCCGGGGCTAGTGCATAAGTTTCTGGAAATGATCGCCCGGAACGAGCCGGTGCTGCAGCGCAAGAATCCACG AGTCTTTCCACTGCCGATCTTCGAGGTAGATAACAACTCACCGGTACCACGCGATAAGGCGGAACTGCAGGAACTGCTGCGATCCGGTAAGGCAATACCGTTCCACAAACGGGTCTGCTCGAGCTGCCACGGTGTACCAAAGTCCAAGGAGTGGATTGCGGCCAACGAAACCGACG ATTTGGGCGTGTTTCACATTGGCAAGCGGATCGGTTACTTTGTGCACTGGGAACCGATCTACATCGGTACGCACGCTGACCCACACTACGATGAGCGGTTAAGCTGGGAGGGCAAAAGCGATAAAATGACACAG GGCTATGCGCTGTGCGTTCTCGATTACGACTTCCACATACTGGATAACGGGTTCCTGGTGCACAAACCCGGCATCAAGGTGCTGAAGAAGGACCCGAAGCGGGCGATGCTGGCCGCCAAAACGAACCAGCTCATCAAGAAGATCATCTACCCGGAGCTGCAGGTCATGTACGGCACCCGGAAGGGCTGTGCCGTATAG